Proteins encoded by one window of Deinococcus radiodurans R1 = ATCC 13939 = DSM 20539:
- a CDS encoding Cof-type HAD-IIB family hydrolase, which translates to MPLRLIASDLDGTLLRDDLSVSPRTRRALDAARAAGIHVVPVTARQPVGVRRIAQGAGFDGWALCSNGALGIHLTTGEVLFERHLAPEMQRALAEAIRQQVPGTVFASIREAGEGFYAQGEYADLASETDHKRDPATMGRYSLDEVLSAPSLKFVLRHPEVSPPELLVAVRALGLTGFHATHSGAAFVEVAAEGITKAAGLALLCENLGVAQADTLAFGDAPNDAEMLAWAGRGVAMGNAHPEARAAADEVTLSNEEDGVAVVIERALAGLG; encoded by the coding sequence ATGCCTCTGCGCCTCATTGCTTCCGACCTCGACGGCACCCTGCTGCGCGACGACCTCAGCGTCAGCCCCCGCACCCGCCGGGCGCTGGACGCGGCGCGGGCGGCGGGCATTCACGTCGTTCCAGTCACGGCGCGGCAGCCGGTGGGCGTGCGGCGCATCGCGCAGGGCGCGGGTTTTGACGGCTGGGCGCTGTGCAGCAACGGGGCGCTCGGCATTCACCTGACGACCGGCGAGGTGCTGTTCGAGCGTCATCTCGCGCCGGAAATGCAGCGGGCGCTGGCGGAAGCCATTCGGCAACAGGTACCCGGCACGGTCTTTGCCAGCATCCGTGAGGCGGGCGAGGGCTTCTACGCGCAGGGCGAGTACGCTGACCTCGCCTCCGAAACCGACCACAAGCGCGACCCGGCGACGATGGGCCGGTATTCGCTGGACGAGGTGCTGAGCGCCCCGAGCCTGAAATTCGTGCTGCGTCACCCCGAGGTGTCACCGCCCGAATTGCTCGTCGCCGTGCGTGCGTTGGGTTTGACCGGCTTCCACGCGACCCACAGCGGCGCGGCCTTCGTGGAAGTGGCTGCCGAGGGCATTACTAAGGCGGCGGGCTTGGCGCTGCTGTGCGAGAACCTGGGCGTGGCGCAGGCCGACACCCTCGCTTTCGGGGACGCGCCCAACGACGCCGAGATGCTCGCCTGGGCCGGGCGCGGCGTGGCGATGGGCAATGCCCACCCCGAAGCGCGGGCCGCCGCAGACGAGGTGACGCTGAGCAATGAGGAGGACGGGGTGGCGGTGGTGATTGAGCGGGCGCTGGCGGGGCTGGGTTAA
- a CDS encoding DUF952 domain-containing protein, with amino-acid sequence MTHITTPAAWAAAQRAGVYSAPSMEMQGFIHLSAPAQVIGVANFLYAGQSGLLLLVIDPAKLRAELRWEEYEPGSPHFPHLYGPLNLDAVTEVLPFEAGADGRFELPARLRS; translated from the coding sequence GTGACTCACATCACCACCCCCGCCGCCTGGGCCGCAGCTCAGCGGGCGGGGGTTTATTCGGCCCCAAGTATGGAGATGCAGGGCTTTATTCACCTGTCGGCACCTGCACAGGTCATCGGGGTCGCCAACTTTCTGTACGCCGGGCAAAGCGGCCTGCTGCTCCTCGTCATTGACCCGGCAAAATTGCGCGCCGAACTGCGCTGGGAGGAATACGAGCCGGGCAGTCCGCATTTTCCGCACCTGTATGGACCATTGAATCTGGACGCGGTAACGGAGGTGTTGCCCTTTGAAGCGGGCGCCGACGGGCGGTTCGAACTTCCGGCCAGGCTCCGTTCCTAA
- a CDS encoding peptidylprolyl isomerase encodes MSDTYNAEGFTQTPYLSTERQTKFTQAPELGDAIEPGKQYRAVLETSKGRIVVELYPDEAPMTVNSFAYLLRHHYYDGIKFHRVIDGFMAQTGDPTGTGMGGPGYKFEDEFAGNHHRHSGKGVLSMANAGPGTNGSQFFITFTATPHLDNRHTVFGKVVEGLDVLDRITRIQPGMGGTPDVIETAYLVEK; translated from the coding sequence ATGAGTGACACCTACAACGCCGAGGGCTTTACCCAGACGCCCTACCTCAGCACCGAGCGCCAGACCAAGTTCACCCAGGCCCCCGAGTTGGGCGACGCCATCGAACCCGGCAAGCAGTACCGCGCCGTGCTGGAAACAAGCAAAGGCCGCATCGTCGTGGAGCTCTACCCCGACGAAGCGCCGATGACCGTCAACTCGTTCGCCTACCTGCTGCGCCACCACTACTACGACGGCATCAAGTTCCACCGCGTCATCGACGGCTTTATGGCGCAGACCGGCGACCCCACCGGCACCGGCATGGGCGGCCCCGGCTACAAGTTCGAAGACGAGTTCGCCGGCAACCACCACCGCCACAGCGGCAAGGGCGTCCTGAGCATGGCGAACGCCGGCCCCGGCACCAACGGCAGCCAGTTCTTCATCACCTTCACTGCGACTCCGCACCTCGACAACCGCCACACCGTGTTCGGCAAAGTCGTGGAAGGTCTGGACGTGCTCGACCGCATCACCCGCATTCAGCCCGGCATGGGCGGCACGCCGGACGTGATCGAAACGGCGTACCTTGTCGAGAAGTAA
- a CDS encoding aminopeptidase: MTPSSFDERLARYAELLVKVGVNLPAGGKLLVNAPLSAAPLVRLVARAAYRAGALDVRVEYHDEHLALALYEDGSDEAMGFLPPWATEQVQHMLDDGYARLSIRGDDPALLKNVNPERIARRSKLMAQASREVSAAVSGFAVNWTVAAMSTPAWAQAVYPELPEAEAVACLWDDIFKVTRADLPDPLGAWEDHVAALARRSAHLNDKQYAAVHLTTELGTDLTVGLAERHIWQGGAEEAKNGIVGVPNLPTDEVFTMPHRDRVNGVAVASKPLSVRGQVVEGIRVRFENGKAVEVSAEKGEDTLKSLIATDEGAAHLGEIALVAASAPVAQTGTLFFNTLFDENAASHIALGRCYPTNVQGGADAQQRQAAGGNDSLIHVDWMIGTPGASVDGITADGQREPLMRGGEWMI; the protein is encoded by the coding sequence ATGACACCTTCTTCTTTCGATGAACGGCTCGCCCGCTACGCCGAACTGCTGGTCAAAGTCGGCGTGAACCTGCCTGCCGGCGGCAAACTGCTGGTCAATGCGCCGCTGAGCGCCGCCCCGCTGGTGCGCCTGGTGGCCCGCGCCGCCTACCGCGCCGGAGCGCTGGACGTGCGGGTGGAATACCACGACGAACATCTCGCCCTCGCGCTCTACGAGGACGGCTCTGACGAGGCCATGGGCTTTCTCCCGCCCTGGGCCACCGAGCAGGTGCAGCACATGCTGGACGACGGCTACGCCCGCCTTTCCATTCGCGGCGACGACCCCGCCCTGCTCAAAAACGTCAACCCCGAGCGCATCGCCCGGCGCAGCAAACTCATGGCCCAGGCCTCCCGCGAGGTCTCGGCGGCGGTCAGCGGCTTCGCGGTGAACTGGACCGTCGCCGCCATGAGCACCCCCGCCTGGGCGCAGGCCGTGTACCCGGAGTTGCCCGAAGCGGAAGCCGTCGCCTGCCTCTGGGACGACATTTTCAAGGTCACCCGCGCCGACCTGCCCGACCCGCTCGGTGCGTGGGAGGACCACGTCGCCGCTCTCGCCCGGCGCTCGGCGCACCTCAACGACAAGCAGTACGCCGCCGTCCACCTGACCACCGAACTCGGCACCGACCTCACCGTGGGGCTGGCCGAGCGCCACATCTGGCAAGGCGGCGCGGAAGAGGCCAAAAACGGCATTGTCGGCGTGCCCAACCTTCCCACCGACGAGGTGTTCACCATGCCGCACCGCGACCGGGTAAATGGCGTCGCCGTCGCCAGCAAGCCGCTGAGCGTGCGCGGGCAGGTCGTGGAAGGCATCCGGGTGCGCTTTGAAAACGGCAAGGCGGTCGAAGTCAGCGCCGAGAAGGGCGAGGACACCCTCAAGAGCCTGATCGCCACCGACGAAGGCGCCGCGCACCTCGGCGAAATCGCGCTGGTCGCCGCTTCCGCGCCCGTTGCGCAAACAGGCACGCTGTTTTTCAACACGCTGTTCGACGAAAACGCCGCTTCGCACATCGCCCTCGGACGCTGCTACCCCACCAACGTGCAGGGCGGCGCCGACGCACAGCAGCGGCAGGCGGCGGGCGGCAACGACTCACTCATTCACGTGGACTGGATGATCGGCACGCCCGGCGCGTCGGTGGACGGCATAACGGCGGACGGGCAGCGCGAACCGCTGATGCGCGGTGGCGAGTGGATGATTTAG
- the speA gene encoding biosynthetic arginine decarboxylase, with protein MTTANPLNTSFTSADAAELYQVPNWSGGWFRVSDKGLMEATPAPGLHASLRAIVDEIVDRGESLPVILRFPQVLAGRVKHLNEAFQAAINEYNYSGHYQGVFPIKVNQRRAVVETVAAAGYDYAHGLEAGSKAELALCLAQKMHPDALLCCNGFKDDGFIKLALWGRTLGKNVVITIEKFTELDRILKQAKALGVKPAVGVRFKLHARGSGQWEESGGDQAKFGLNAYELLRVVERLKEENMLDSLVMLHTHIGSQITDIRRVKVAVREAAQTYAGLIAAGADLKYLNVGGGLGVDYDGSKTTFYASMNYTVKEYAADIVYTVQEVCKAREVPEPVIVSESGRALTAHHAVLILPVVDVTGPTRNLEDQELTVPGEDSHQIVRDMYETLENISMRNYRESYNDAVGDKQTLHNLFDLGYVTLEDRARGEALFNAILRKIAKLIQGEKYVPDELEDLQKVLADKFICNFSLFQSLPDNWAIGALFPIVPLDRLNEQPTRQATLVDITCDSDGKVEKFIDLRDVKATLPLHEPGDRPYYLGAFLMGAYQDVLGSAHNLFGKVSEAHVTVRPGGRFNIDLFVRGQKARRMIESMGYEEPMLRDAIEDQADAAIGRGTLTQEQEHELLEDYGEELLGYTYLEYES; from the coding sequence ATGACGACTGCCAATCCGCTCAACACCAGCTTTACTTCCGCCGACGCCGCCGAACTCTACCAGGTGCCCAACTGGTCGGGCGGCTGGTTCCGCGTGTCCGACAAGGGCCTGATGGAGGCCACCCCCGCGCCGGGCCTGCACGCCTCGCTGCGCGCCATCGTGGACGAAATCGTGGACCGGGGCGAGAGCCTGCCGGTCATCCTGCGCTTTCCGCAGGTGCTCGCCGGACGGGTCAAGCACCTCAACGAGGCGTTTCAGGCCGCCATCAACGAGTACAACTACTCCGGGCATTACCAGGGCGTGTTTCCCATCAAGGTGAACCAGCGCCGCGCCGTGGTGGAGACGGTGGCCGCCGCCGGGTACGACTACGCGCACGGGCTGGAAGCGGGCTCCAAGGCCGAGCTCGCGCTGTGCCTCGCGCAGAAGATGCACCCCGACGCGCTGCTGTGCTGCAACGGCTTCAAGGACGACGGGTTCATCAAGCTCGCCCTGTGGGGCCGGACGCTGGGCAAGAACGTGGTCATCACCATCGAGAAGTTCACCGAACTCGACCGCATCCTCAAGCAGGCGAAGGCGCTCGGGGTCAAGCCCGCTGTGGGCGTGCGCTTCAAGCTGCACGCCCGGGGCTCGGGCCAGTGGGAAGAGTCGGGCGGCGACCAGGCCAAGTTCGGCCTCAACGCCTACGAGCTGCTGCGGGTGGTCGAGCGGCTCAAGGAAGAGAACATGCTCGACTCGCTGGTGATGCTGCACACCCACATCGGGTCGCAAATCACCGACATTCGCCGGGTCAAGGTGGCGGTGCGCGAGGCGGCGCAGACCTACGCGGGCCTCATCGCGGCGGGCGCCGACCTGAAATACCTCAACGTGGGCGGCGGCCTCGGCGTGGACTACGACGGCTCCAAGACGACCTTCTACGCCTCCATGAACTACACCGTCAAGGAATACGCCGCCGACATCGTGTACACCGTGCAGGAGGTGTGCAAGGCGCGCGAAGTGCCCGAGCCGGTCATCGTGTCGGAATCGGGGCGGGCGCTCACTGCGCACCACGCCGTGCTGATTTTGCCGGTGGTGGACGTGACCGGGCCGACGCGCAACCTCGAAGACCAGGAACTGACGGTGCCGGGCGAGGACAGCCACCAGATCGTGCGCGACATGTACGAGACGCTGGAAAACATCTCCATGCGTAACTACCGGGAGTCCTACAACGACGCGGTGGGCGACAAGCAGACGCTGCACAACCTCTTCGACCTCGGCTACGTGACCCTTGAGGACCGGGCGCGAGGCGAGGCGCTATTCAACGCGATTCTGCGCAAGATCGCCAAGCTGATTCAGGGCGAAAAGTATGTGCCCGACGAACTCGAAGACCTGCAAAAGGTGCTCGCCGACAAGTTCATCTGCAACTTCTCGCTGTTTCAGAGCCTGCCCGACAACTGGGCCATCGGGGCGCTGTTTCCCATCGTGCCGCTCGACCGCCTGAACGAACAACCCACCCGGCAGGCCACGCTGGTAGACATCACCTGCGACAGTGATGGCAAAGTCGAGAAATTCATCGACCTGCGCGACGTGAAGGCCACCTTGCCGCTGCACGAACCCGGCGACCGGCCCTACTACCTCGGCGCGTTCCTGATGGGCGCGTATCAGGACGTGCTCGGCAGCGCCCACAACCTCTTCGGCAAGGTGAGCGAGGCGCACGTGACGGTGCGGCCCGGCGGACGCTTCAACATCGACCTCTTCGTGCGCGGCCAGAAGGCGCGGCGCATGATCGAGTCGATGGGCTACGAGGAGCCGATGCTGCGCGACGCGATTGAGGACCAGGCCGACGCCGCCATCGGGCGCGGCACGCTGACGCAGGAGCAGGAGCACGAGCTGCTTGAGGACTACGGCGAGGAACTGCTCGGCTACACCTACCTGGAGTACGAAAGCTGA